From the genome of Caulobacter sp. FWC2:
CGGCCGCTGGCCTGGGCCACGGCCGTCAGGGCCTTGCCGAGGTCCTGCCGCTCGAGGTCGTAGGCCAGAGCGGCCGCGGGCTTTTGCGCCTGGGCTGCGGCCTGACCCGCCAGGGTCAGGCTGAGGACCGCGGCGCTGGCGAGCAGGCCCCGGCGGGTCGTGATCGAGAACATGGTTTCCCCCAAAAGGACGCGAGGTGCGTCGTGTCTGGGGGGGAGGGACGAGGCGAGCGGGCGGCGCCTCCCAAAAAAGTCCACGCCAGTGTCACGGCGTCGTCGTCAGGCGGCCGCGCGGCTCAGGATCAGGTCGCCGTTCGGGGCCTTGAGGACGGTGAGGCCAAAGGCCGCCGCCAGGCCGTTGGCCAGCTCGTCCGCGCCGGTGACCCGGAAAGCCCCCGAGACCCGCAGCGCGCCGACGGCTGGGTCGGCCAAGCGGATCTTTCGGCTGTTGTAGCGGTTGGCGATCGCGGCCACCGCCGACAGCGGCGTCTGGTCGAAGGTGCGCAGGCCCGAGGGCCACTGGGCCTCGACCTTGGAGGCGGGCCGGATGTTCACCGACGAGAGCTTGGGCCCGAACAGCACCTCGCGTCCCGTCGGCAGGGCCGCGCTGTCCGGCAGCAAGCGGGCCGCGGCGCCGGAAAGCCGGGGCTGGCCTGACAGCACGGTGACGGCGAGGCCGCCCTGCGGTGCTAAGGCCAGGTCGAGGGTGGCGCCATGGCCGTCGAGCTGGGCGCCGTCGGCCTCGATCCGCAAGGCTCCGGCCGCGACGATCCGCGCCCGCCCGTGGTCGAGCCGTACGACCTGGCGGCCCGCGCGCGTCACGGCGGTGGCGGCGCTGTCGGTGTCCAGCACCATGGAGGAGCCGTCGGCCAGCTTGACCGCGCGGATCTGGCCCAGCCCCGTGGCGTAGCGCATCTCGGCCTGGCCGCCGCGCCATGCGACCAGCGACAGAACCGCCGCGGCGATGACGCAGGCCGCCAGGGCGCCGGTGATCTTGTAGACCGGAGCGAGATCGCGCGTCCGGCGCGTGCGCCGCCACACGTCTGGACGGCGCGATTGGGCCAGGACGCCGGCCTCGTCGAACTGGCGCTCGATCGCCTCATAGGCCCGGCGATTGGCCGCGTCGGCGCGCCAGGCGTCGAAGGCGGCGCGATGGGTCAGGGCCCCCGGTCCGCGCATGCGCGCGAACCATTGGGCGGCCTCCTGGTCCCTCGCCTTGTCCTGCTGGCTCATACGCCCCCTTCCCTGATCAGCGCCTGGACAAGGCGCGCTTGAGGTGCGCCGCCGCCTTGGCCATCTGCTTTTCGATCCCGCTCACGCTCATGCCCAGCGCCTCGGCGATCTGGCCGTAGCTCTCGCCGTCCAGTCGATGGCGCAGGAAGACCTCCCGCGTCTTGGGCTTCATCGTGCTGACCGCCGCTTCGTAGCGCGCCAGGGTTTGGCGCGCCACCAGGAGTTGATGCGGATCGCCCTCCTCGGTCGCGTGGCGGTCGGGCTGCAGCTCGGCGTGACTCCGCTCGATCCGACGGGCGAAGCTTTTCGAGCGGTCGCGCAGCAGGTTCCAGATGATGCCCTTCATGTAGGACTCGGGATTGGTGAGGGTCTGGCGGTCGGCCGCGCCGGTCAGACGCAGGAAGACCTCCTGGACGATGTCGCCGGCTTCTTCGCGGCTGTAGCGCCGGGTCAGGAGCCGCAAGAGCCGGGGCGCCTGGCTGCGGAACAGGCGCTCGACGTCGCCGCCGCGCACCGGCGGGGAGACGGCCGTGTCGGTCGGAGCCGGACGCGGCTCGGCTAGTAGGTCGCTCATCGCCGCCCCTCCCCTCGCCGCCCGGCGGCGGGCGTCGTCACCGACCCGCCCTCAAGATCGTGGCCACCGGCCATGGTTCGCCTCCGTGGTGAGGCGCCGCCCGACGAGGGTCGGGTCGTCCTTGAGACCATGGCTTGAGTGGCAAGGCGCGCGTCGTCGTCGACGCCAGCGGCGCAGGCACACCGGTCGCGCCGGGTGACGTCCGGTCGCGAAGCGGCTCTATCAAGCGAGGTTCTCACGCCTCGGCGTCACGCTTTCAGCGACGCGGCTTGAGTCTAAGACGGCCGAATCGGGGTTGCAAGCCGAGCGGCGCGCCGGCGGCGCTCAGCCCAGGCGCGTGAGCGCCGAGCGGGCGTTGCGGGCGCGGGCCGCGGCTTGGGCGAGCACCGGCTTGACCTGATGGTCTTGCGCCAGGGCCAGACGCACGCAGGTGACGCCGCGCGCGCCGGCCCCGCCCGGCTGGGGCGAGAACACGGCGGGCGCGGCCGCCCGGGCCCGGGCCTGATCTTCGGGAGAAAGCCGGACTATCGCCACGCCCGGATCCACCCCGAGCGCGGCGAACACCTTGTCGCCGATCAGGAACTCGATCACGCCCAGCCGCGAGGCCGGGCGCGCGTTGAGTTGACCGAGGGCGAGCGTGCGGAAGGTGTCGGGCGTCATGGGGCGGGATCCGCGAGTTTCGCGCCGTGCGATGCCATAGACTTCACGCCGCGCCAAGTCGGTCGGCGCAGGGCTGGGTTACCGGCGCGGCTACCAGCCGTCTTCGGGATCGGCGCCTTCCAGGGGCGTGCCGCCTGCCTCGGTTCGGAAGATGTAGGGGCAGTTCTTCAGGCGCAGCAAGGTGTCGCTATAGCCCAAGGCGTGGAGACCGCCGGCGATCTTCGGATAGACCTTCACCTTGATCGTGTTGTGCGCCGGCTTGAAGAGATCGATCAGCG
Proteins encoded in this window:
- a CDS encoding FecR domain-containing protein — encoded protein: MSQQDKARDQEAAQWFARMRGPGALTHRAAFDAWRADAANRRAYEAIERQFDEAGVLAQSRRPDVWRRTRRTRDLAPVYKITGALAACVIAAAVLSLVAWRGGQAEMRYATGLGQIRAVKLADGSSMVLDTDSAATAVTRAGRQVVRLDHGRARIVAAGALRIEADGAQLDGHGATLDLALAPQGGLAVTVLSGQPRLSGAAARLLPDSAALPTGREVLFGPKLSSVNIRPASKVEAQWPSGLRTFDQTPLSAVAAIANRYNSRKIRLADPAVGALRVSGAFRVTGADELANGLAAAFGLTVLKAPNGDLILSRAAA
- a CDS encoding RNA polymerase sigma factor, translating into MSDLLAEPRPAPTDTAVSPPVRGGDVERLFRSQAPRLLRLLTRRYSREEAGDIVQEVFLRLTGAADRQTLTNPESYMKGIIWNLLRDRSKSFARRIERSHAELQPDRHATEEGDPHQLLVARQTLARYEAAVSTMKPKTREVFLRHRLDGESYGQIAEALGMSVSGIEKQMAKAAAHLKRALSRR